GTCCCTCCCGGCGGGTCCGTCTCGGCCAGGAATCGGCGCCTGTCCTTTCTGGTACCCTCGCCTGATAGGCGCAGTTGGACTGCACTCGAACCGTCCCCGAGTGAACGTGCGACGGAGCGAATCGGCCCACGAGGGGGTCTCGAATACCGGGCTTGCACGTGGACGTGGTGATGGAGTGCACTCTTGAGCCTCCCGTTTTCTTACTCTGTCGGCGGGTATCTGGATAAAGACGGGACTCAACGTTCGAACATGTTTAAAAAAAGATCGGGAAACGGACGCTCCCGGTATCGAAATTTCGAAGGCGCGCAGCTATTATTTCAGGCCGAGAGCCGGTTCGATCTGTTCGAACAGTCGCTGTTCGATCGAACGAACCCGTCGAGAGACCATCGAGGGGGATATCCCCAGTTTGTCCGCGAGTTCGGCCTGTGAGATGCCGCGGGGTGATGCGAAATACCCTTCTTCGAGAGCGAGCTGGAGGAACTCCTGTTGCGTATCGGTCAGGACGCTCACGTCCACCGATGTCGAGGTGTGTTCGCTCTCCGTGGACCTCGTTTCCCGGAGACTGTCGATCCGGACGGACCCGGCGGCACTCTTGAGGTCGGTGACGAGCGCTCTGAAGTGCTCCCGGTCCGGGGACAACGCCCTGATGACGATACTGCCATCGGCGTATCCCTCGATCTTCGGGGTGCAACCGTGCCGCTTGAACGTCGAACAGATACACCGCTTCGGACGGCGCAACGACAGGCGGACGACCCCCTCTTCGTCGGCGTCCTCACAATCTTCG
The Salinilacihabitans rarus DNA segment above includes these coding regions:
- a CDS encoding helix-turn-helix domain-containing protein, with the protein product MPFYNRLVEPVVVSNEAERGSGLQSEVQRLETTVRVSVDQDCPMSVLGCNGSVRHVEVGDDECIVEYSTDDLDEHCHTVERHDGICPPEDCEDADEEGVVRLSLRRPKRCICSTFKRHGCTPKIEGYADGSIVIRALSPDREHFRALVTDLKSAAGSVRIDSLRETRSTESEHTSTSVDVSVLTDTQQEFLQLALEEGYFASPRGISQAELADKLGISPSMVSRRVRSIEQRLFEQIEPALGLK